The Drosophila innubila isolate TH190305 chromosome 2L unlocalized genomic scaffold, UK_Dinn_1.0 4_B_2L, whole genome shotgun sequence genome segment aaagagaaataaattctaaaattgtttttactttaataaaaataaaaaattttaggtAAAGTAAAACCTAAAATAGTCATTTATAGACTAAAAGTTTTTAGGTAATGGTAAGTCAATATTTCCTCGACTGTTTTTTTAGGTAAAATATCCCACAATTTTAGTCAATATTCCGCCtctttagtttatatttttttctgagtgtataaTGTGTCGAgtcaaaatcattttcaaattcaCTTCTTGGTCACTAGTCAAATTTCGACTCAGTCAGTCTTCTCAGGCGTTCAGTGAAACTCAGTCGCGAAAtgtggaaaaaattaatttgtttaatctgTGTCGGAAACTTTTTAGTTTCGTTCTCAAATGCTAATTGTATTATTCCTGAACGCAATGAGTCGAATAAAAACCCTTCAGTGAACTCCCAAATATCTGAGTTGAGGTAAGAGTCTTTTTACTGGTCCAcactagtgacgaaagcagttCTCAAAAGCACACacgatatatataaaaacacaaaaaattattttttagagaGGCAATGGATCTTCAAATACTTAAAGCGGAACAGGATCGGCAGGGAAAACTCATAGATGAACTCAAAGCGGAACTAGAGCAACAAAAGAACGACAAAATCGATAAAGAGTCTAGCATTCAACTCCTTCGAACAGAACTGGAACAACAGAAGATAGACGCACTTGACAAAGAATCGAGAATTTACTTCCTTATAGCGGAGCTTGAGCGTTTGGGAAAATTTATAGGTGAACTAAATAAGCAATTGACTAATCAAACTTTTAAAGCGGAGCAGGAACGgctggaaaaaataaaagaggaaCTTGTTCAGGAATCGAAGAAACTCAATTTGATGCTCCACCCTCCGAAGTGTACCGATGCTAAGTGCAGTGGGATTCACGAAATACTCGTCCCCAACTTTAGCAGTCAACTTTTCAAAGTGGCATGCGATGCAGAAACTCGAGGGGGAGGCTGGACGATTATCCTGAGGAGGATGGATGGAACTGTCGACTTCTATCGCAACTGGGCTGCATACAAAGAGGGATTTGGAGATTTAAATGGCGAGTTCTTCTTAGGACTCGATAAAATTCACGCATTGACGGAAGAAAGGAACCAGGAATTACTTGTCGTCCTAGAGGACTTCGAGGGAAATGAAGTTTTTGAGATGTATGACAGCTTTGCAATCGGCGGTGAAGATCAACAATATATCCTACACTATCTGGGAGATGCGAGTGGAACTGCGGGTGATTCACTTAGAAGACATCGTGGCATGAAATTTAGCACCTATGATGGAGACAATGATAGTTGGCCAAGCGTAAACTGCGCTGTAGAAAGAACTGGCGCTTGGTGGTACGCTGATTGCAACGACAGGTATGATGGcatgttaattgttttttaaagctctgtttattaacttaaattctAACAGCAACTTGGCGGGGAAGTACAATGATGAACGATTTCGCACGGGCGTCTATTGGGAAAATTTTAAGGGTTCTTACAAGTCCCTCAAAAAAGCAGTCATGATGATTCGACCAAAAAAGTGAAATCTAAGACTCTACAATCATTTAAATCTTTTCGACACTTATTTTCTAATGTGTTTTGCGATCCCTTTGTCtttcttataatttaaatatatgtttataatataaataaaagacattCTCTTTatatctttctctttcttccGACTGTAGCTTTTCcagcttgttttttttttttattttaataatcaaataaagcagaatatttaattgtatattcataacaaataaatcaagaGTCGCTTTTAAATCATCACAGCAAAAAACGGCTAGCGACTTCAGATGTTCctcaaaaaaagaaaggagTGGAATAGAGGGGAACGGGAAAGGAATGGACATCATTATTTATCCAAAATAATGCACTTACAAGATGCTTACAATTTTTCCAAATATGCCAATTCAGACATCCACACTTATTGTTCGCTGGCGGAGTGCAGGAAACGGACAAAGCATCGATAACAACTGCCCGGAACTCAATAAAAACTGAACTACCCGGAAGTAGGTCCACAGAGGTAGCAGAGGGGAATGGAGGGGCAGTCGACAAGTCAGTTGGGCAACCgaaagcatttgcatttgaattatataaaaaatgaattgccATTTGAGTCTCAGCCGTCTTTTCATGCACCTGCAACTCCAAATGTCCCTCGGCAATCTCCAGGAGCAATCGACTTAAGTGGCCTGCAGCCTGGCCAAGAGCTCaatcaattgcattttatttatttaccatAGAGTAGCGTTCATTTTAAAGTGCTTTAAGCTGCTGTCTTATCAAAATTAGCAGCTAtgctttaataaattgaaaacatttcacAAATCAAATTTACAGATCCCACAGcgcaaaaggaaaaacaattGACAACAATCTTTATGAGAATGCAAGACTACCAGATACCCTGCGACAAAGgtatgcaaaattttaaataaactaaatttgtctgcttgtttaaaatataactataaaCAATACTCggaattacaatttaattatatgttaaAAGATTAGAAAACCCAAACTAAGAATctgaaaatgtaatttcatAACTTAGTAAAAACTtaaggtaaataaaattagcaaaatAATTGGTATTACCAACATTTTAGAAAAACCAAACTAAGACGCTGATTATTGAAAACTATAACTtagtaacaataatatttggtaaaaaagaattgcaaaaaagtgggaataacaaaattttaatacaaagaTAAGGAATATTGAGGtacataatttacaaataattggAAATACCATAATTTTAGGAAAACCAAACTAAGAAGCTGATACTTTGAAATTATAACTTAGTAACAATAATGTATGGTAAATACTTGCATAAAATTggaatataca includes the following:
- the LOC117780846 gene encoding ficolin-1-like, which encodes MDLQILKAEQDRQGKLIDELKAELEQQKNDKIDKESSIQLLRTELEQQKIDALDKESRIYFLIAELERLGKFIGELNKQLTNQTFKAEQERLEKIKEELVQESKKLNLMLHPPKCTDAKCSGIHEILVPNFSSQLFKVACDAETRGGGWTIILRRMDGTVDFYRNWAAYKEGFGDLNGEFFLGLDKIHALTEERNQELLVVLEDFEGNEVFEMYDSFAIGGEDQQYILHYLGDASGTAGDSLRRHRGMKFSTYDGDNDSWPSVNCAVERTGAWWYADCNDSNLAGKYNDERFRTGVYWENFKGSYKSLKKAVMMIRPKK